The region AAGATGGATAGTGCGGTTGTCTACGATGCTTTCATCAGCTACGATACCAAGATCGCGGGCTACGAGACGAATTTTGCCTTTAACATCAAAAACTTAACCGATAAACTATACTACACCTCATCATCGACTGGTACGGATGCTAATATCATACCGATACAACCAGGCTATGCTCGCCAGTTTATGCTGACCGCTAGCGTTAAATTCTAAATTTACTAGGCCTTTTGGCTTAGTAAATTTCCTTTAAATTTAGCTACTTTTGTTAAAATCGTCTAAAATTTAAAGGAAATTTATGAAACAAACTATCACCGAAAAAATATTTTCAGATCATGTTGGCAAAGAGGTAAGTGCTGGAGAGATCATCGAAAGTAAGATCGATATGATCATAGGCAACGACATCACGACACCTATTTCGATCAAGCAGTTTGAGCGAAGCGGCGCTAAAAAGCTAGCTAACCCAGACGGCTTTGCTATCGTGATGGATCACTACATCCCGACAAAAGATATCTTAAGCGCCAACCAAGCCAAAATTTCACGCGAATTTGCCTACAAACACGACCTTAAAAACTATTTTGATGAAAAAGATATGGGCATCGAGCACGCGCTTTTGCCTGAAAAAGGGCTAGTCATCCCAGGCGACGTCATCATCGGCGCAGACAGTCACACCTGTACGCACGGCGCTCTTGGAGCGTTTAGTACTGGCATGGGCAGCACCGACCTAGCTTATGCGATGATCACTGGCAAAAACTGGTTTAAAGTGCCTGAGAGTATCAAGGTCATCTTTAAAGGCAAGCTTGATAAACACGTCTATGGTAAGGATCTTATCCTTGAGATCATCCGTCAAATAGGCGTTGATGGCGCACTTTATAAGGCACTTGAGTTTAGTGGTGAGGTGATAGAGGGCCTTAGCATGGATGATAGATTTTCAATGTGTAATATGGCGATCGAAGCGGGCGCAAAGAGTGGTATCATCGCGGTTGATGAGATCACAAAAGAGTTTTTAAAAGATAAAAATTTACGTGATAAACCAAAATTTTTCTACTCAGACGAGGGCGCAAAATACGACAAAATTTTAGAGATCGATGTGACCAATCTTGATCCAGTCATCGCATATCCATTTTTGCCAAGCAACGGCAAGAGCGTAAGACAAGCGGTTCGCGACGATCTGGCTATTGATCAGGCATTTATCGGTTCATGCACAAATGGTCGTCTAAGCGACCTTCGCATCGCAGCACAAATCCTAAAAGGCAAAAAAGTAGCTCGCAAGACAAGGCTCATCATCACTCCAGCGACGCAAAAGATCGCAAGAGCTGCCGAAAAAGAGGGCTTAATCGACATTTTCATCGAAGCAGGAGCGGTCGTGAGCAATCCAACATGTGGCGCTTGTCTTGGCGGATATATGGGAATTTTAGGCGCAAATGAACGCTGCATCTCGACGACAAATAGAAATTTTGTCGGACGTATGGGCGATAGAACGAGTGAAATTTATCTAGCTAACTCAGCAGTTGTGGCGGCTTCGGCGATAGCTGGAAAGATCGCCGATCCAAGGGACTTATAGGCGTTAGCTTTTAAGTATCTTTGAATGAGTTAGGAATTTTCATACTTCGATAAACTAGATGTTTTATCTTGTGTGAAAATTTCGTCACAACATCCAAATCTATCTTAAAATCTTACCGCTCTAGGCTTGTTTTTACATAATCAAATAAAATTTAAAAGTATCTCTTCTAAAAAAGCTTTTATTCTTCTAATTGACAAAATTGAGTTAATTCTTTGTGAAATATCAAAAAATTTAAAGTATTTGTATGGATTAATTTAACCGGTAAATCCCGCTATTTTTGCAAATTTACCGGCTTTATTAGCGTATTAAAACGCTGTTATAGTTGCCAAAAGACCAAAGATTATGCCTGGGAAGTTTGCAGCAGAAAGTGGATAGTCTTTTTTAGCTTTTAATAGACCGTAACTTGTCCAGATTGTGCAGTTTAGTGCGGCTGCCAGTGGCTGTATAAAAGGTGTCTTGTTGCCGTCAAGGTTGCCCATTATTTGTGGGATGTATGAAAAGTACATAACAACTGATAGGCATGTGCCGATCCAGCCTAAAATTTGTAGATTTTTTTCGCTCATTGCTTTTCCTTAAATAAAAGCGCCATTATATCTTTTTTAATTGTAGCAAGCAAATGGATAAAATAGCCATGATTTTTACTGCGATTAAGATGGTTTTAGTAAAATTGAGCATTTTAAAAGGATAAAAATGCCAGATATAGTATATGACAAAGCAAAATGGCATTGGGGTGCGAAAGATGCGCCGACTGATATACCGCATGAAAACGGTGCGACACACATTGCATTTTTCTTTCGCTGGTGCATGGAACACAAATTTTACTCAAAGGAATTTGCGGCAGATTTTGCGGACGATATAGCACAGATGGACGAAAATTTTAACTATCGTCAGTATCTTTTTGACGCTATGGACGGCGTACTCGGAAGTGCGGAGCTAAATACTGCTGGTAAAGTCTTTGCAAAAGCTTACTATACGACTGATCGGACAAAATTTGCCAAAATGTATGGTTGGTATTTGCAGGATTATACGGATTTTGTTTCGAAAAAATTTGGTAAAAAATACTTTGATAACGCCTATTTTTATATAGAAAACTCACAAGAAAACTATGCCTTGATCAAAGCTATCATAGATCATCGCTACGAGGAATTTTTAACAATGAAAAGGGCAAAGCAGGCTTAAAATTTCACAAGTAGCATAAACAAAAATAAGTTTTTATCGTATATTTTTGGTAGATCAAAGCCGCTTTTAGCTAAATTTAGCCTCATAACTTTCTTAAGGGAAAAGATGCAAACTTGCGTGATTTTAGCAGGTGGCAAAAGCTCGCGTATGGGGCAAGATAAGACACTTTTGCCATTTGGTGGTTTTAAGACGCTTACTCATTATGAGGTTGCGAAATTTAGCAAAGTTTTTGACGAAGTTTATGTAAGCTCAAAATTTGAGAAATTTAGCCCGCCACTAAAGCTTATAAAAGATGAAAATAGCAATAACTATTCGCCAATGCTCGCACTTTACTCTATTCTTAAAAATTTTGATCATAGCATTTTTGTGATACCAGCTGACATGCCATTTTTTGATCTTAAAAGCTTAGAGGAGCTTGCCAAATTTAAAGATGAATTTGATATGGTCGTGGCCAGTGATAATGAGCACATTCACTCGCTTTGTGGTTTTTTTAGCCCAAGGCTTGCCACTTTGGCTCATGAGTTTTATTTAAAAAATGAGCATAAAATCGGACTTTTGAGAAAAAGCTGTAAATGCAAAGTCGTAAATTTTAAAGATAGTGAGCAGTTTTTTAACGTTAATTTCCCTGACGAATACGAAATGGCAAAGAAAATCCAAGAAAAGAAGATAGATGATGAGTAAAATTTTATTGTTTTTAAGCCTTAGCCTTAGTTTTTTGATGGCAAGTGGGCTGGACGATTTTAAAAGAGCACAAGAGCTGGAACAAAGTGGCGACATAAAGGCTGCGATGCAAATTTATAAAGAGCTAGCCAAAAGCTCTTTAAACGAGCAAAGCGTGATACAAAATGTGCAAGAGAGTGAGCCAGCGCCAAGAGAGGCGAAGCTAAAGCAAGCTGATCTTTTAAGAGAAGATAAAAGTGGTAAAAATTTACAAAATGCACTTGGTATCGAGCTTTATAAATTTAACTACCTTTTGCCAGTAACTTATGCCAAAAATATGCCAAACGATGAGCGAAAAAGCGTTGAAACTAAGTTTCAAATAAGCCTTGCAAAGCCGTTATTTTATGACCTGTTTGGATTTAGAGAGAGCCTTGTGGTAGCCTATACGCAGACATCTTGGTGGCAGATAACAAGAACTTCAGCGCCGTTTCGTGAGACAAACTATCAGCCAGAAATTTTTCTAAATTTTGCTTCGCCAAAATATTTGGAGCAAATAGGTGTAAAAAACCTAAAATTTGGACTTTTGCATGAGTCAAATGGACGAGATGGTAGCAATTCAAGAAGCTGGAATAGAGCTTATTTGCAAAGTGATTTTGTTTTTGACAAGCTTAGTATTTCGCCAAGAGCTTGGATGGTAGTGGGCAATAAGGGTGATAATAAAGATATATTAAAATACATCGGACATGGCGATGTAAGGCTTAGCTACAACCTTAATGATCACATTTTTAGCCTAATGCTAAGAAATAACTTACATTTTGATAAAACAAATAAGGGCGCTGCTGAAATTTCATATATGTTTCCTATCTTCTCAACAGGAGTTTATGGCTATTTGCAGTATTTTACGGGATATGGCGAGAGTTTGATTGATTATAATAGGCATACCGATAAATTTGGTCTTGGTTTTGTTATTTTAAAATAAGCTAAAAATTTTAAGCTTATAAAATGGCTAAATTTAGGCAAATAGTCATAAATTTACTCAAATATGTCAAAAAATTTAATTAATCAAAAAACTTAAAAATATTAGAAAAAATACAAGCAAATTTTGCTAAAATCTTAAGCAAAATCTCAGAGCAAAGGAGTTTTTATGAGCGGAATCTCACTAATTGTCTGTTTTATTGTAGCCATCATACTTATGATCGTTATGATCTCTAAGCTAAAAGTGCATCCATTTTTGGCACTTATGAGTATATCTTTGGTTCTTGCGATCGTCGCGGGTATCGATCTATCCAAGATCCCAGCTATGATAGGCGTTGGATTTAGTGGCACATTTAAGAGTATCGGTATCGTTATTATCTTTGGAACGATCATCGGCACCGTGCTTGAAAAAACGGGAGCTGCACTAAAGCTAGCTG is a window of Campylobacter concisus DNA encoding:
- the leuC gene encoding 3-isopropylmalate dehydratase large subunit, whose translation is MKQTITEKIFSDHVGKEVSAGEIIESKIDMIIGNDITTPISIKQFERSGAKKLANPDGFAIVMDHYIPTKDILSANQAKISREFAYKHDLKNYFDEKDMGIEHALLPEKGLVIPGDVIIGADSHTCTHGALGAFSTGMGSTDLAYAMITGKNWFKVPESIKVIFKGKLDKHVYGKDLILEIIRQIGVDGALYKALEFSGEVIEGLSMDDRFSMCNMAIEAGAKSGIIAVDEITKEFLKDKNLRDKPKFFYSDEGAKYDKILEIDVTNLDPVIAYPFLPSNGKSVRQAVRDDLAIDQAFIGSCTNGRLSDLRIAAQILKGKKVARKTRLIITPATQKIARAAEKEGLIDIFIEAGAVVSNPTCGACLGGYMGILGANERCISTTNRNFVGRMGDRTSEIYLANSAVVAASAIAGKIADPRDL
- a CDS encoding SemiSWEET family transporter — its product is MSEKNLQILGWIGTCLSVVMYFSYIPQIMGNLDGNKTPFIQPLAAALNCTIWTSYGLLKAKKDYPLSAANFPGIIFGLLATITAF
- a CDS encoding molybdenum cofactor guanylyltransferase; the protein is MQTCVILAGGKSSRMGQDKTLLPFGGFKTLTHYEVAKFSKVFDEVYVSSKFEKFSPPLKLIKDENSNNYSPMLALYSILKNFDHSIFVIPADMPFFDLKSLEELAKFKDEFDMVVASDNEHIHSLCGFFSPRLATLAHEFYLKNEHKIGLLRKSCKCKVVNFKDSEQFFNVNFPDEYEMAKKIQEKKIDDE
- a CDS encoding phospholipase A yields the protein MSKILLFLSLSLSFLMASGLDDFKRAQELEQSGDIKAAMQIYKELAKSSLNEQSVIQNVQESEPAPREAKLKQADLLREDKSGKNLQNALGIELYKFNYLLPVTYAKNMPNDERKSVETKFQISLAKPLFYDLFGFRESLVVAYTQTSWWQITRTSAPFRETNYQPEIFLNFASPKYLEQIGVKNLKFGLLHESNGRDGSNSRSWNRAYLQSDFVFDKLSISPRAWMVVGNKGDNKDILKYIGHGDVRLSYNLNDHIFSLMLRNNLHFDKTNKGAAEISYMFPIFSTGVYGYLQYFTGYGESLIDYNRHTDKFGLGFVILK